The window TATTCCAATGTGTGCAGTGAATCAGCATTGTTACATGGAGATTTCACAGGTATTCACTGTCGATGaaatttaatcaaaaacccAAAGTGATTCCAGCTTTTTACATGGCATTTGtccttcatttcatttgtgatttttataGCAAAGATGGGACACAATCCATAATGATTTTTGTAACAATCCTCCCAGCTCACGGTCGTAATGTTTTGAAACCCAACTTTTGTATTTCTGGCACAAAATGAGATGGTAACAACAGGTCAAAGAATGGTCTATTGAAAGTCTGAAATTAAATGCTACTGTATTTGCCGATGAGGTGAAGAGTGCAGTGTAATTTTCTTCTAACAAGTAACTCTcagataaaagaagaaaattctAGTTCTGCAATTGTGGATTCACAtcattcaaaatatatataaggTATCCAAAAGATAAAAGGAGTAATTTGACATCTTGGGAAGATTGCTTATTTGCTTCCTTGCTGCTAGACACCAAGAAATAGTCCCCCACATAATCCTGGTAAAACTACAACCTCAGTTTTTTTTGGATGGTTTGAACAGactatatacatattttaataagCAAGCTTTGGAGGAATTTTGGAggttttgttacctttggagaGAGCCAAGAAAGCTGTTTTAAGTCTCTATGCTAAATTAAGCTAACCATCTGTTGGCTAACTTCATAAGACAGAGTGTtgttgatcttctcatctaacctATCGATACAGAAGTAAAACATAAGCATTCAACTAGCTGTAAAAGTATTTGACAGTTTGCCTGGTATTAGCCACAGTGCACTGGAGGGAGAGCACAAGGAGAACAAGAGTGGAGACAGTGAAGCAGAGTGTGAGTTGCCCTCAGAGGATGCAGATAGTACAGCAGACGAGGAGAAAGACTAACAGGTCCCATTTGACCTGCAcaatttttctttcctcccatcaaaTTGCTCATCCTCTATGAACTGAAGACAAGCGAGCAACAGCAGATAGTGAAGCCAAACAGATCTGGACAAAGCCAAGGAGTGCTTGACTTAGTTGTTCCGGGTTTAgaagagtttttatttaaatcaagaggatgtaaaatatttcaaactCATTTAAGACCTATCTTATGGCCCATCCCCCATCCTAATGCAAAGGCTTCTCAAGCCTCGTCCTTCCATCCTCAGAGGGCTTAACTACTCCTGGTGTCCTAGATTACGTAGCCAATTAGGACGAAAGGCAAAGCCCCTTCTGCTATCCAGGCTGGCTAGAGAGCGGTGTGTAAGAGCGAgtgtctgattgtgtgtgtgtgtttgtgtgtatggcaCCAGTTCATTTTATTGTCAACCCGGTGTGAGGCAGCACAAGGACACAGAATGAATCATGACAAACAAAACTCTGTGTGAAGACTGTATAATTTGATTTCCAGAATACATATTATACAATGTGAATTATGCATGCAATGAGCTGGACTTCCTTGAATTGAATATCTCTCAGAGTCTACCGAAAGCGGAGACCTTCAAAGTTGTTAtggatttcattatattttattcaacagcACCACCAGCTGGCAAATAAGAGGCTTATTTAAATTCACAGGCAAATCCATACAAATATGGCGTGTGTGATGACAGTCCAGAGGGGTGCTTTTGAAAATGAGGCACACATAAGCAAACCGGAATGAAAGCTCGGCTGCTACCTGTATGTTTCTGTTCTTGATCCTTTGGGCTATGCCGAGGAATGCATTTATATGTCAATAAACATTCACTGTCTATGGTATTTCTGTGGAAATGCAAACTCAATACTCTGCGTGGGTGGTGCTGCCATATCTGACAATGTCTGCCGACGTAGGTCTCGTGAAGGACTTGCTGCTACCTTCACCATGGATCCCAGGATGATCCTCGCTGTTATTATAAGCACAATTCTCTGGTTGATCGTCCCCATCCTcatctctgttgtttttctcttctccgTAGGGTATCAGGGTACTGTGGCTGAACTGTTTCAGTGGCTTGCCTAGAATCCCAAAGCTGgtatatgaaagaaaaaagaaaggagaaaaaaagaaagaaagatagatagaccgGAAGATAAAGggataaaatgattttttcccTCCAGTCCCAATGTATTTGTCAATGCTCTCTTGGAGGACAGATATATGAAAACTCATCCAAGCACAAAACCCATAAAAAATAATACCTTATTTCTATATATGTGGAATGTATTAGTTTATTAATCATCCTACTCTCAGTTGATTTAACAAGTGGTTAGATGGCAATAAATATTCCTATCACACATACAATCTGAGATTAGTCAGATGAGGCAGGGTATTCTAGACGGGGGAATTGATAATAGAGTCATGTCACCATGGTGTTATCACTTTTTCATCCTGTATTCAcacttttttgaaaaaaaagttaaacaaaaggaaggaacaggAGAATGAATAAATGTTCTCTAAcaaaagtcaaaagtaaaaaaagaagaattacaGTTTATTATAGATCAACTATCCTTTATAATGATCAAGATCTGAATACAGCTTTAAAGCTctgcaatattttttatattaacactgATTCAAATAACTCCCTGTAATACAGCTGGTTCACTGTAGTGCTGGATCACTGAGAATCAACACCTTACTCTACAGCTCTATGTAacttttaacttatttttttgttttttcaattgaAAATACAGTACTGTATTCTTATAGTTCTCATCATTTCCTATCATAAGCAGCCATTTCCAGCAATCAAGCTCTGACAAACCAAATTCTTGCAATGTGGCAAGCACAAAATGGCAGCGAGCTGTCAGGAGTGGCGAGTAAAGAAAGTCACACATCCAGCAAGATATAGACCCAGATGTGTTTTTCAGGTGTAGGTGGACAAAACTAAAAGGTGCCATAATTGGATGTGGATTCATCAAGTGAGCAGACATATGATACCAACGGGATGCACTCTATGTTGACTTGATGAAAAATTGTTTGCTACATGTTAGCTATGACAGTTTACCAGCGCTTAACCTTTTGTGTATGATAAATCACATACTCCTGAGTGTTATAAGTTACATATTGTATAATGTTTTACTCTACCTGACACTGGCCAGCTGCTGGTCGAGCTCCTCTGTCAGGGCCTTGCTGTCACGGCGTTCGGCCCGCAGCGGGCTCTGCCTCCTTGCCTGGCTCTGCCTCCTTGCCTGGCTGCTAGAGAACAGATGGGGTGACTGTTCTTTGGGTGAGGGCAGCAGAGACACCATCAGTGGGGACCGCTGATTAACTATACTGCTCAGGGCAGGACGCCTCTGGGACACTCTGGGGGAGAAAGTCAGATGAAGGAGCAGggtcaaaaaaatgtaatgaacatATTGTACAGTACATATCAATACCTTGGGGAAACATGCAAATGTAAAAGCTGAGCTGGAGGAAAGACACTTTTCACACATGAGTGCACAGATTGCTCCtgcatacatttaatttatatcaCAGCAAGTGTATTACTAATCAGCAGGTATACCTTTTACTCCATGAATTCAACCAGATATTATGATACTGAAGGCCGGTGTATATAGTAGCTCATCCACTCAGACAACAAATGTATAAGTATTTTGAAAGGGAGACATTCCATACATATTGCATTTTgtcatactgtactgtatgtaaacacatttccatttttaatttatcaAAAGAGCTGCTGTGGTAGTCAGCTCTGAAGATGTTCTCTTCCagtacaaatatatatatatatatgtactctaatagatttttttttcatcacaatcttttcactttttgttaGACAGCTGGAAGCAATGCTGAAGCTAGTCCAAATCATGTTGTGTACATCCACCCTCAGGAGGCGAGCAAGCTTCAAGCCCAGCTTTTGATTGTTTGGTCTCAACCTGACAGCAGGAGAGAGCGCTGGGCCTCTGACAGCTTACACAACTGCCAATCTTGTGTCAGACACAGCCGAGCAGCATAAAACAGGCTGTCAGATAGTCCCTCCTATCGGACAAAGCTATGACTCTGTCTACATCAATCATATTCCACTTAGAGGTCTGACATGACATCCATCAAACGCAAGCTTGCAGCCagaactattcatttatttactgtttaagTTGTTGAATCAAGATCAGAGTGGCTAAAGAAAACTGATGGTTAGAGAAAATAAATGGCTTTGTTAGGATTCATTAATAGACAGAAACTCTGAAGGGAGTGCTATTAAATGAGATTCATTAAAATTAGCTGGCTGAATGCTGGAccatacatttacaaaaaataacTCTGTCCTGTGAATATGCAGGAGCTCAAGGCCAAACTATACTGTTGCCAGAAATGTATTCTTGAATTTGTCACTGGCTTAGTTTTCAGTGGTAGTGAATGAGAGGCGAAGCACATATTCACAGAAGTTAGTGCAAATTTGACCAATATTAGACCTTTAGCTATTAGGTACTGTAGCTGACTCTCTAACTGGCCTGTAGGGGGAGAATTTCCTTATAGGTGAACAAAACTGATGACAATCATATATTCACAGAGAAAGGAACATAAGTATAGCTATCATCATACCATCAGCTAATTGGGATCTAAACATTGTCTATTTCAATTAATGTTTGGTTTAAAGTCATGGTACAGGTGTTACTTTTGTTAATCCAAAACTATTATACTAATACAAAATACATGAAGGCACTACAGGCAACCTTCAGTTAAGCGTACCGTTGCTTGAATGTGCTATTACATTCTGTCTCCTTTGGGTCAGCTACTCCTGTCTTCACTGAACCATTATCAGCAGTGGAGTTCATTCCCGAATCCCTATGAGCCCTGTTCCTCACTGCTGTGTTGAAGGTGTCAGAGTACAAAAGACGCCCCACCTCCTCTTGGATGTCCCTCAGGTTCTTCCTGCCAAACGTCACCCAGGCCACGTAGCAGAAGAAGCTATACAAGCACTGGAAACAAAGAGACGAGGGaattaaagagagagaagtgtcATCTGGGAGTCTTTATCCTCAAATCAATTCtttatttaatgcattttatacTCTTGACATTCATCCATTTTGTTAAACCATTCATTGAATGAACAATCAGTATCCCTACTTTCTGACTAAAGACCCAGGCAGCCACTTactcttctgtgtttttaaaaggtcaCAATGGCTATTTTTGTTCAAAAAAGGTCACATACAGAGCAGGCAATAAGGTAGTGCTGTTAGTGTGATATTTCTCTAGTAGTCCACCCACCTGCCTAAATAACAGAATAAGCCTGTCAAAGCAAAGCACCTGTGTTAAGTCAACATCCTACCACTAACTAATTCATTAAGGCCACCAGGCATAAGCAGCACTCAATGTTGTTCTGTTCTGCTCACTGCCGTCTGTATTCACAGATGGTGAACTGGCCCTCACTCTGACCAACTGAAGGCTCCTTCTTTTGTGTGCAAATGAGGTAATACAGTTTTGAATTATATCCCTTATTTTTCAAGCTGCTTAGAACAAGAGGGATGAATGGGGATATGCCAACTAATAACATTTCtataacattaaaatacatattaattAAATTGCTCCATTTGTATTTAGGGTGATTAGTACCTTTTGTACTTCTGATTGCACCTACCGCATGTAGCAGCCAATCTGTGGTGTTCAGTAAGATCTGCCccctgaaaaaatacaaaaaaaggtttttgaaGATGTGAAAACTATGATTGGTTGATATATTTCAAGAGTATGTAGCTTTCTTCAATCAGGTAGTATCACTGAGGTCAGGATCTATTtctcaagaaaaaacaaaggtcGATAATTACTGTACAGTCCACACATAcaaagaaactaaaataaataagttcAGAAATTATgttatgtgtaataaaatgGAATGACACAGGGAATAAATATTGAACACGCTTAGTGTAATTTATTTAATACTTCATACAAAACCCTTTGTTGGTAATGACAGCTTCAAGACGCCTCCTGTATGGAGAAACTAGTCTCATGCATTACTCAGGTGTGATTTTGGCCCATTGTTCCACACAAACAGCCTTCAAATCTTGAAGGTTCTGTGGGTCACTTCTATGAACTCCGATCTTTAGTTCTTTCCATAGATTTCCTATTGGATTCAAGTcaggtgattggctgaaccATTGTAGCAGCTTTAGTTTCTTTCTCTGAAACCAATTGAGAGTTTCCTtggctgtgtgtttggtgtgatTGTCTTGCTGAAATGTCCACCCttgtttcatcttcatcatcctggTAGATGGTGGCAAGTTTTTATCAAGAATGTCTCAGTACATTTTTCCATTCATCCAGTGTAGTGTGCTGAAAAACAGCCCAACACCGTGATGATCCCACCTCCAAACTTCACTGTTGGTATGATGTTTTTGGGGTGATGTGCAGTGCCATTTGACCTCTAAACATGGTGTGTACTGTATGGCATCCAAAGAGTTCAATTTTGGTCTCATCTGACCAGACTATATTCTCCCAGTATTTCACAGGCTTCTCTAAATGTTGTGCAGCAAACTTTAAACACGCTTCAAAATGCTTTTTCTTCAGCAATGGAGTCTTGCGTGGTGAGCGTGCATACAGGCCATGGTGGTTGAGTGCATTACTTACTGTTTTCTTTGAAACAATGATGTTGCTGTTAATTCTAGGTCTTTCTGAAGGTCTCCACAAATAGTCCTTGGCTCTTGGACACTCCTGTCAGAAATCTAGTGAGGAGCACCTGATCATGGCTGGTTTAAGATGAAATGATGTTCTTTCCACTTCCAGATGATGGCCCCAACAATACTCACTGGAACATTCAGAGGCTTAGAAATCTTTCTGTAATTAATGTCATCAGTATGTTTTGCAACAATAAGGTTGCAAAGGTCTTGAGAGAGCTCTTTGCTTTTACCCATCATGAGATGTTTCTTGTGTGACATCTTGGTAATGAGACACCTTTTTATTGGCCACCAGTTGGGAATGAACCAGTTGATATTGATTTGCAAGTGGCAGGATTGCTGTCTTTTCTGTTCTATTACTGATCGATTTTAGCTGGTGTTTTGGCTTTCTATGCCTTTTTgcacctccctttcttcatgtgttcaatactttttccgtttgtcatttcacattatgACTCATAACTTAATTTATGGACACCTATGGTTTgatttctgtgcatgtgtggatTGCATGGGTTGTTACTGACGTCTGGTGAAAATTTAATGTCACTCAGGAGACAAAAGTAGTAAAACACCAcataataaagatttaacatttccAATATGATCAAAAGGTTCTAGCTTGATTAGTTTACTCAATTTAAAAGGTGTGTATTGCCAGAAATCATTCCTGGCAAGACAGTGTGCACAAATGGGATATCTAAGGTGATGTATTATGTAAATATTGGATCATACAGTGATTAAAACAAGAGAGTGAATGTGAAACAGTTTGACAACTTTGATTAGAGAGCTTTTGTTTATCTCTGTGAATGAGAAATATTAGATAGTTCTCCGCTGATCACACAATGGGCTACAATGACAGCTGATTAATCTCAAAGCATACATCTGATAACGGTTCCTTAATACCCAAAACTATATTCAGGACTGTTTAAACCTAAAATACTCACTTGTGATATGCTGTGTGGTGATGCTGTGCCACATCCAAGTCTATCATCAGGCTGAAGTAGCAGACGGCCAGCTTCTTCTGGGCAATCTCCAATTTGGCCAGAGCTTCCCCCATCCGCTGGTGCTCGGTGACACTCTCTACACTGGGAGGTTGGTGGGAAAAAttgataagaagaagaagaagaagaagaagaagaagaataagaagaagaagaagaagaagaagaagaagaagagatttggAGAGGGAAGAGACAAGACAGAAATACAAgcaatagaaaaaataaagagaagagaagaaacataGATAAAAAAACACCTCAATACAACCTCACAATCAAGAAAGTAGCCACCAACCTGTATGATAGGCTACATGATAGCAATTTAGAGTATAATAGACAACATTCTTTTATCCTTTGTATACTTACACCATTAAAGGCTTTGGTTTATTCTCAAAGGACTTCTGCTCAAGGTAACAAGTCAAGTAAAGAAGAAGGGCAGTCAGGACGTCATCTAGCGCTTTATTCCTAGATTCAGAGAGGGAAGTGTAGTACTGGGTGACAGATATTTTCATACAATATATAAGCAAAGGaaattgtgtatgtgtaaggAATGTAATACTTACTTCAATACAGCCATAAAGCGGAAAGGAATGGGAAGCAGATAATTCTCCTGCAGTAAACTGACGGCCACTTCTATAACACAGACAGCCTTGTGAAAGCAGGGTCAAAAGGTTATTTAGCTAGCAAACTCCAATTTGTTCAACAATTACCAATTACTCTTACAGGAGACAGACAATGTCATGCAGTTTCAACAACATATGAACACTTGCGTTTAACATCATCTATGGAGACATGGTCCCCTTGTCTCTGCATCACCGAGGACCTGTATGCATTCAGATGGGCAGGGGTCAGGCTCTTTCTAATGCTCTGGCGCCCTCTATGGTTCAATGTACAAACCTCAGCCAACCTGAGGAGACAACAATGATCATGTGCAGGTTGGTCTTTCATGTGAAaagcaaaatataatttaaaaaaaatatcctttattgtcattgtacaacaGCTGTCACAATGAGATTGGTTCGGGATTCTCTTCCCATGGTGCACTAAAAGggtcaaaataaatattatacgTTAAAACTATAAAATACTTTAAGAGCTatttacacacgcacacaaagtCTATTGCACATGTGGCACATATTGCATATGTTACATTGAGGTAGATGTTGGATACTGTTAGTTGCATTGGTTGTGTGATGGTTTACAAGGTGCTGTGGGGTGGGGATTAATTGTTCATTGTAATTATGTCAAATTTGGAATTATGACAGGTGAATCATGCACACATATTAAGACTGCTTGTTAACTTAGACCTACCACtcagatctgtgtgtgaaaTTGACATTggtttgtcttcttttcttcaaaACACCCTCCTCTGCTGGAGTAGAGCTACAGCAGGATAGGTTAAGGTTAAGGACAGGTTGACTCTATAACATTGAACAACCCCATTAGTACAGCAGGTGCAGCAATGGCTAGTAATTAATTGTCAATGCCCTCACCTGACAAACTCTACTGTTTGGGATTCATCACTCCACACCCAGCGGCCAGGAGGCAGGACACTCACCTGCAagataaaatagcaaaagtatATTTGTCAACCGTTTTGAAGTTAGCATATAACATAACGACTTATAAAAATCTTATAATTCgtctgattaaaaaaagacaacttaCATTTCTCGCCTCCTCGTGATATTTCGGCATTTCTGTAAACAAAACTtgcaaaaaaagagaattagctttcgctccttccttccgccAATGTTAGGCTCTGTATCCTGGCAACAGCCAATGGGAAGAAGCTGGCCTCCTGACGTATGGTGACGTTTTTACATTCAATATGCATACAGGCAAAACTTCAATAAATTGGGTATTTTGTGTTCAATATATGTAAAAGTTTTGATGAAGTATTTAGTTCATCTGTTTTGGGACAGCACCAAAATATTTTGGACTGATATGAACTTTCTTCATAGGAGCATATCTATTAAAGCTATGCTGTGTGGAGTAGGGAGTGGCCATTTCAGAGATTGTGATATCTTATAtatcatttcaattcaattataTTTATGCACAGCTTCCCCAAAACTGTGCAATGGGGTTGTCTTACTATGAATACTGTACAGACACAACACAGTAAACATATAGTCATGTATAAAACTTGCATTATGCATGAAGTAATATATCTGAAGTATTTGTAGTGTcttaaatgtggttatcaaacacttgtgacaaagctatgtaatggaggcatgatattttgcagtttaataataaactttattgtataaaatgacatcagtgcactgaaataACAAACTTAAcggggaatttaataattacaaACTGCTATGTATaaaaaacagtacaaaaaacCCATatgtatattaaacttgaattaagaaaaaggatcacatatatataaaatactgcCTACATAACTTTTAAAGGTACAACTTTTAGCATCTATTTGGACATCCTGAATTTAAGACTAAATTGCAAACCCATAAAACTatctaaatgtgaaaaataaatctcTCATATGAGTACAACCATCAAGCATCATAGCAATAATTATTACAGTACATTCTTCTCTCTTGCTTTGACGTCTGTTTTATGCCAAGAAATTGTTCTATTACTATATTTTCCCATGTGCCTATGTGTAACTCTTTATATTGTCAGTATGCAGCAGCTACCCAATTTCCCCGCCAATAAAGCCAAAGTCATGTCTTTctacaaaacattatttatttcattaggCATTCAAAACTTTACATGATACAATTATTTGAGgctataagaaaataaaaaaatgacattttatttccatgtggCTTCATTTTCCCCAAAAACTGCAACTGAGTCAAAAAGATGTCGAAg is drawn from Scomber japonicus isolate fScoJap1 chromosome 15, fScoJap1.pri, whole genome shotgun sequence and contains these coding sequences:
- the LOC128373867 gene encoding protein phosphatase 1 regulatory subunit 36 codes for the protein MPKYHEEARNVSVLPPGRWVWSDESQTVEFVRLAEVCTLNHRGRQSIRKSLTPAHLNAYRSSVMQRQGDHVSIDDVKQVAVSLLQENYLLPIPFRFMAVLKNKALDDVLTALLLYLTCYLEQKSFENKPKPLMVVESVTEHQRMGEALAKLEIAQKKLAVCYFSLMIDLDVAQHHHTAYHKGQILLNTTDWLLHACLYSFFCYVAWVTFGRKNLRDIQEEVGRLLYSDTFNTAVRNRAHRDSGMNSTADNGSVKTGVADPKETECNSTFKQRVSQRRPALSSIVNQRSPLMVSLLPSPKEQSPHLFSSSQARRQSQARRQSPLRAERRDSKALTEELDQQLASVSFGILGKPLKQFSHSTLIPYGEEKNNRDEDGDDQPENCAYNNSEDHPGIHGEGSSKSFTRPTSADIVRYGSTTHAEY